A stretch of the Pelmatolapia mariae isolate MD_Pm_ZW linkage group LG23, Pm_UMD_F_2, whole genome shotgun sequence genome encodes the following:
- the LOC134621299 gene encoding transmembrane protein 275-like: protein MVLPEKNSSSSAPKKTPEQHALRHQSLPSPALCCACGLCIMLAGINITLVGAFAFGTFIPTSNPPIFIGPLLLLIALAFFTACCVISRRPQAHTAHKAKGGEKWALMRMGAVAFEMETSEHTLQDTTAVQLSPTNSPSSSHKSSSIQGEATALPSCQDEATEQHRSETCGTGVIGDKPALSSDCRESTSTQTLPDQITT, encoded by the coding sequence ATGGTGCTACCTGAAAAAAACTCCAGTTCATCTGCTCCCAAGAAGACCCCTGAGCAGCATGCTCTGAGGCACCAGAGCCTGCCCTCTCCAGCCCTGTGCTGCGCCTGTGGGCTGTGCATCATGCTGGCTGGCATCAACATCACCCTGGTGGGAGCTTTTGCCTTTGGTACCTTCATCCCTACAAGCAATCCTCCCATCTTCATTGGGCCTCTTCTTTTACTCATCGCGCTGGCTTTCTTTACAGCCTGCTGTGTCATCAGCAGGAGACCTCAAGCCCACACTGCCCATAAGGCCAAAGGAGGTGAGAAATGGGCACTGATGAGGATGGGGGCAGTTGCTTTTGAGATGGAGACAAGCGAGCACACGCTTCAGGACACAACAGCTGTCCAGCTCAGCCCCACCAACTCCCCTAGCTCATCTCACAAATCCAGCTCCATCCAAGGGGAAGCCACTGCCCTGCCTTCCTGTCAGGATGAAGCCACTGAGCAGCACAGATCAGAGACCTGTGGcactggtgttattggagataAACCCGCTCTGAGCTCCGACTGCAGGGAGAGCACTTCCACACAGACACTGCCTGATCAGATCACTACATAG